Proteins encoded in a region of the Streptomyces violaceoruber genome:
- a CDS encoding potassium/proton antiporter: MRCARERERPLTVHHLNQLLLVCSLVLLIAVAAVRISSRSGLPSLLVYLAIGVAMGQDGIGDIQFDNAELVQVIGYGALVVILAEGGLGTKWKEAKPALPAASALALGGVAVSVGVTAAGAHYLTGLEWRQALIVGAVVSSTDAAAVFSVLRRIPLPKRITGTLEAESGFNDAPVVILVVAFSTAGPIEHWYVLLGEIALELAIGAAIGLAVGWLGSWGLKHVALPASGLYPIAVMSIAIAAYAAGAMAHGSGFLAVYLASMVMGNARLPHWPATRGFADGLGWLAQIGMFVLLGLLVTPHELGDDILPALVIGLVLTMVARPLSVVLCLVPFRVPWQEQALMSWAGLRGAVPIILATIPMVEGVAGSHRIFNIVFVLVVVYTLVQGPTLPWLARKLRLGKGDEAADLGIESAPLERLRGHLLSVTIPEGSRMHGVEVNELRLPTGAAVTLVVRDGTSFVPLPTTGLRRGDELLVVATDPVRDAAEARLRAVGHGGKLAGWLGTGGTEGARGNRR, encoded by the coding sequence ATGCGGTGCGCCAGGGAAAGGGAACGGCCGCTGACTGTCCACCACCTCAACCAGCTCCTGCTCGTCTGCTCGCTCGTCCTGCTCATCGCCGTGGCGGCGGTCCGGATCTCCTCGCGCAGCGGGCTCCCCAGCCTGCTCGTCTACCTGGCCATCGGCGTCGCCATGGGCCAGGACGGCATCGGCGACATCCAATTCGACAACGCCGAACTCGTCCAGGTCATCGGCTACGGGGCCCTGGTCGTGATCCTGGCCGAGGGCGGACTCGGCACGAAGTGGAAGGAGGCGAAACCGGCGCTCCCGGCCGCCTCCGCGCTGGCGCTGGGCGGCGTCGCGGTGAGCGTCGGCGTGACCGCGGCGGGCGCGCACTACCTCACCGGGCTGGAGTGGCGGCAGGCACTGATCGTCGGGGCCGTGGTCTCCTCCACGGACGCCGCGGCCGTCTTCTCCGTGCTGCGCCGGATTCCGCTGCCCAAGCGGATAACGGGCACGCTGGAGGCCGAGTCCGGCTTCAACGACGCTCCGGTGGTCATCCTCGTGGTCGCCTTCTCCACGGCGGGACCGATCGAGCACTGGTACGTGCTCCTCGGCGAGATCGCCCTGGAGCTGGCCATCGGCGCGGCCATCGGGCTCGCGGTCGGCTGGCTCGGGTCGTGGGGGCTCAAGCACGTGGCGCTGCCCGCCTCCGGCCTCTACCCCATCGCCGTCATGTCGATCGCCATCGCCGCCTACGCGGCCGGTGCGATGGCCCACGGCAGTGGCTTCCTGGCCGTCTACCTCGCCTCGATGGTCATGGGCAACGCGCGGCTGCCGCACTGGCCCGCCACCCGGGGCTTCGCCGACGGGCTGGGCTGGCTCGCCCAGATCGGCATGTTCGTGCTGCTCGGCCTGCTGGTCACCCCGCACGAGCTGGGCGACGACATCCTGCCCGCCCTGGTCATCGGGCTGGTGCTCACCATGGTGGCGCGCCCGCTGAGCGTCGTGCTGTGCCTGGTGCCCTTCCGGGTGCCGTGGCAGGAGCAGGCCCTGATGTCCTGGGCCGGGCTGCGCGGCGCGGTGCCCATCATCCTGGCGACGATCCCCATGGTGGAGGGCGTCGCGGGCAGCCACCGCATCTTCAACATCGTCTTCGTACTGGTCGTCGTCTACACCCTGGTGCAGGGCCCGACGCTGCCGTGGCTGGCCCGCAAGCTGCGCCTGGGCAAGGGCGACGAGGCGGCCGACCTCGGCATCGAGTCGGCGCCCCTGGAACGGCTGCGCGGGCACCTGCTGTCCGTGACGATCCCGGAGGGTTCCAGGATGCACGGCGTCGAGGTCAACGAGCTTCGGCTGCCCACCGGGGCCGCCGTCACCCTGGTCGTCCGCGACGGGACGTCCTTCGTGCCGCTGCCGACCACGGGGCTGCGCCGCGGCGACGAGCTCCTGGTGGTCGCCACGGACCCCGTGCGGGACGCCGCCGAGGCGCGGCTGCGCGCGGTCGGCCACGGCGGCAAGCTGGCCGGCTGGCTCGGCACCGGGGGCACCGAGGGCGCCCGCGGCAATCGCAGGTGA
- a CDS encoding penicillin acylase family protein, whose amino-acid sequence MPPTTTASTGQQAGTSGRKKARKGRKGRLLVLVLVLALIGGLAYGAYWSISTVRASFPQTKGSITLDGLSGPVDVKRDGYGIPQVYASTEEDLFMAQGYVQAQDRFYEMDVRRHMTAGRLSEMFGKSQIDNDEFLRTLGWHRVAKKEYDEKLSDSTKKYLQAYSKGVNAYLKGKDGADLSLEYAALGFTNDYKPQAWTPVDSVAWLKAMAWDLRGNMQDEVDRALMTSRLGPKQIADLYPAYPYDRNKAIVQEGQYDELTETFDGGGASGGDESDGTGTGTGTGTGTGTGTGTGTGSGSALEGQLAGLQNVLDNVPTAVGVNGNGIGSNSWVVSGKHTITGKPLLANDPHLSPSLPSVWYQMGLHCRTVSDKCRYDVAGYTFAGMPGVVVGHNQEIAWGLTNSGADVTDLYLEKITGEGYQYDGKVVPFETREETIKVAGGDSKKIVVRETNNGPLLSDRDDELVKTGKKATVETAAPDRGDGYGVALRWTALEAGTSMDAVFAIDRARNWDDFREAATLFDVPSQNLVYADEEHIGYTLPGRIPVRAEGHDGSVPAPGWDPKFRWTGEYIDQDELPYEYDPERGYIVTANQAVVDADKYPYTLTTDWGYGARSQRITSLIEQKIKDGGKISTDDMRQMQLDNSSEMAKLLVPQLLKIDIADKDVREAQKLLEGWDYTQDADSAAAAYFNAVWRNILKLAFGNKLPKELRVEGQCLWVDPVNTTGPADETNKVRECGQRDADQAQPDGGDRWFEVVRTLLEKPKSDWWTTPANGTRKGADHNRDDLFKRAMTDARWELTAKLGKDIDTWNWGRLHRLFLKNQTLGTEGPGFLKYALNRGPWKLSGGEAAVNASGWNAAGGYGVIWVPSMRMVVNLGDLDKSRWINLTGASGHAYSAHYTDQTDKWANGELLPWSFTRKAVDESTSDTLVLKP is encoded by the coding sequence ATGCCCCCCACCACCACCGCCTCCACGGGTCAGCAGGCCGGCACGTCCGGCAGGAAGAAGGCGCGCAAGGGGCGCAAGGGCCGCCTGCTCGTCCTCGTGCTGGTCCTGGCCCTCATCGGCGGCCTCGCCTACGGGGCGTACTGGTCGATCAGCACGGTCCGGGCGTCCTTCCCGCAGACCAAGGGCTCGATCACGCTGGACGGCCTGTCGGGCCCGGTCGACGTCAAGCGCGACGGGTACGGCATCCCGCAGGTCTACGCCTCCACCGAGGAGGACCTGTTCATGGCGCAGGGCTACGTCCAGGCGCAGGACCGGTTCTACGAGATGGACGTACGCCGGCACATGACCGCCGGGCGCCTGTCGGAGATGTTCGGCAAGAGCCAGATCGACAACGACGAGTTCCTGCGCACGCTGGGCTGGCACCGGGTGGCGAAGAAGGAGTACGACGAGAAGCTCTCGGACTCCACGAAGAAGTACCTCCAGGCGTACTCCAAGGGCGTCAACGCCTATCTGAAGGGCAAGGACGGCGCGGACCTCTCCCTGGAGTACGCGGCCCTCGGTTTCACCAACGACTACAAGCCCCAGGCGTGGACCCCGGTCGACTCCGTGGCCTGGCTGAAGGCGATGGCCTGGGACCTGCGCGGCAACATGCAGGACGAGGTCGACCGCGCGCTGATGACCAGCCGCCTCGGCCCCAAGCAGATCGCCGACCTCTACCCGGCCTACCCGTACGACCGCAACAAGGCGATCGTCCAGGAGGGCCAGTACGACGAGCTGACCGAGACGTTCGACGGCGGTGGTGCGTCGGGCGGCGACGAGAGCGACGGCACGGGCACCGGCACGGGGACCGGTACGGGCACGGGCACGGGTACCGGCACCGGTACGGGATCCGGAAGCGCCCTGGAGGGCCAACTGGCCGGTCTCCAGAACGTCCTGGACAACGTCCCCACCGCCGTCGGTGTGAACGGCAACGGCATCGGCTCCAACTCGTGGGTCGTCTCCGGCAAGCACACCATCACCGGCAAGCCGCTGCTGGCCAACGACCCGCACCTGTCGCCGTCCCTGCCCTCCGTCTGGTACCAGATGGGCCTGCACTGCCGCACCGTCTCCGACAAGTGCCGGTACGACGTCGCCGGATACACCTTCGCCGGCATGCCCGGCGTGGTCGTCGGCCACAACCAGGAGATCGCCTGGGGCCTGACCAACTCCGGCGCCGACGTCACCGACCTCTACCTGGAGAAGATCACCGGCGAGGGCTACCAGTACGACGGCAAGGTGGTCCCCTTCGAGACGCGCGAGGAGACCATCAAGGTCGCCGGCGGCGACTCCAAGAAGATCGTCGTCCGTGAGACGAACAACGGCCCCCTGCTCTCCGACCGCGACGACGAGCTGGTGAAGACCGGCAAGAAGGCCACCGTCGAGACCGCCGCCCCCGACCGCGGCGACGGGTACGGCGTGGCGCTGCGCTGGACCGCGCTCGAGGCGGGCACCTCCATGGACGCCGTCTTCGCCATCGACCGGGCGCGGAACTGGGACGACTTCCGCGAGGCCGCCACGCTGTTCGACGTGCCCTCGCAGAACCTGGTCTACGCCGACGAGGAGCACATCGGCTACACGCTGCCGGGCCGGATCCCGGTGCGCGCGGAGGGCCACGACGGCTCCGTCCCGGCGCCGGGCTGGGACCCGAAGTTCCGCTGGACCGGCGAGTACATCGACCAGGACGAACTGCCCTACGAGTACGACCCGGAGCGCGGCTACATCGTGACCGCCAACCAGGCCGTCGTCGACGCGGACAAGTACCCGTACACGCTCACCACGGACTGGGGCTACGGCGCCCGCAGCCAGCGCATCACCTCCCTGATCGAGCAGAAGATCAAGGACGGCGGCAAGATCTCCACCGACGACATGCGCCAGATGCAGCTGGACAACAGCAGCGAGATGGCCAAGCTGCTCGTGCCCCAGCTGCTGAAGATCGACATCGCCGACAAGGACGTCCGCGAGGCGCAGAAGCTGCTGGAGGGCTGGGACTACACCCAGGACGCCGACTCGGCCGCCGCCGCCTACTTCAACGCGGTCTGGCGCAACATCCTCAAGCTCGCCTTCGGCAACAAGCTGCCCAAGGAACTGCGGGTCGAGGGCCAGTGCCTGTGGGTCGACCCGGTCAACACCACCGGCCCCGCGGACGAGACCAACAAGGTCCGCGAATGCGGCCAGCGCGACGCCGACCAGGCGCAGCCGGACGGTGGCGACCGCTGGTTCGAGGTGGTCCGCACGCTGCTGGAGAAGCCGAAGAGCGACTGGTGGACGACGCCGGCCAACGGCACCCGCAAGGGCGCCGACCACAACCGCGACGACCTGTTCAAGCGCGCCATGACCGACGCCCGCTGGGAGCTGACCGCCAAGCTCGGCAAGGACATCGACACCTGGAACTGGGGCCGCCTGCACCGCCTGTTCCTGAAGAACCAGACCCTGGGCACCGAGGGCCCCGGCTTCCTGAAGTACGCCCTCAACCGCGGCCCCTGGAAGCTCAGCGGCGGCGAGGCGGCGGTCAACGCCTCCGGCTGGAACGCGGCCGGCGGCTACGGGGTGATCTGGGTGCCGTCCATGCGGATGGTGGTCAACCTCGGCGACCTCGACAAGTCCCGCTGGATCAACCTCACCGGCGCCTCCGGGCACGCCTACAGCGCCCACTACACGGACCAGACCGACAAGTGGGCGAACGGCGAGCTGCTGCCGTGGTCCTTCACGAGGAAGGCCGTCGACGAGAGCACGAGCGACACGCTGGTGCTCAAGCCGTAG